The following are encoded together in the Nyctibius grandis isolate bNycGra1 chromosome 5, bNycGra1.pri, whole genome shotgun sequence genome:
- the ZNF384 gene encoding zinc finger protein 384 isoform X1 gives MSGSYRAIGRVTCRVLVKMEESHFNSSPYFWPAVPTVSGQIENTMFINKMKEQLLPTEKGCSLAPPHYPALLTVPTSVALPTGISMDSDTKPEQLTPHSQAPVTQNITVVPVQSAGLMTAGPGLVITSPSGSLVTTASSAQTFPISAPMIVSALPPGSQAALQVVPDLSKKGTTTLSEGGGGGGGGGVAPKPPRGRKKKRLQESGLPEMSDPFVLSNEDDEDQHKDGKTYRCRMCSLTFYSKSEMQIHSKSHTETKPHKCPHCSKSFANSSYLAQHIRIHSGAKPYTCSYCQKAFRQLSHLQQHTRIHSKLHTAIVKPHKCPHCSKSFANTSYLAQHLRIHSGAKPYTCRYCQKAFRQLSHLQQHTRIHTGDRPYKCAHPGCEKAFTQLSNLQSHRRQHNKDKPFKCHNCHRAYTDAASLEVHLATHTVKHAKVYTCSICSRAYTSETYLMKHMRKHNIPDPQQQVVQAQAQASQQQQHFQPQGGGAAGGPSGDTNQPNPPPQCSFDLTPYKTSEHHKDICLTVSTSAIQVEHLSSS, from the exons ATGTCTGGTAGTTATAGAGCAATTGGAAGGGTTACGTGCAGAGTTCTGGTAAA GATGGAAGAATCTCATTTCAACTCCTCCCCGTACTTCTGGCCAGCAGTGCCCACTGTCTCGGGACAG ATTGAGAACACCATGTTTATTAACAAGATGAAGGAGCAGCTATTGCCCACAGAGaagggctgcagcctggctccCCCCCACTACCCTGCCTTGCTGACAGTACCCACCTCTGTGGCCCTACCCACTGGTATCTCCATGGACTCAGACACCAAGCCGGAGCAGCTGACACCACACAGCCAAGCCCCCGTGACTCAGAACATCACCGTGGTGCCAGTGCAGTCTGCTGGGCTCATGACAGCAG GTCCTGGTCTGGTGATAACTTCCCCGTCAGGTTCCCTGGTGACCACAGCTTCCTCTGCCCAAACCTTTCCCATCTCAGCTCCCATGATTGTCTCTGCGCTACCCCCTGGCTCCCAGGCAGCCCTCCAGGTGGTTCCTGACCTGTCCAAGAAAGGGACAACCACCCTCTCCGAAGGTGGTGGGGGTGGCGGGGGTGGGGGAGTTGCCCCCAAACCACCCCGGGGCCGGAAGAAGAAACGATTGCAGGAGTCAGGGCTGCCAGAGATGAGTGACCCCTTTGTGCTGTCAAACGAGGATGATGAGGACCAGCACAAGGATGGCAAGACATacag GTGCCGGATGTGTTCGCTGACCTTCTACTCCAAGTCGGAGATGCAGATCCACTCCAAGTCCCACACGGAGACAAAGCCACACAAGTGTCCTCACTGCTCCAAGAGCTTCGCCAACAGCTCCTACCTGGCCCAGCACATTCGCATCCACTCAGGGGCCAAGCCCTACACGTGCAGCTACTGCCAGAAGGCCTTCCGCCAGCTCTcccacctgcagcagcacacaCG GATCCACTCCAAGCTCCACACGGCGATTGTCAAGCCGCACAAGTGTCCTCACTGCTCCAAGAGCTTCGCCAACACATCCTACCTGGCCCAGCACCTCCGCATCCACTCGGGGGCCAAGCCCTACACCTGCCGCTACTGCCAGAAGGCCTTCCGCCAGCTCTcccacctgcagcagcacacaCG TATCCACACCGGGGACCGACCCTACAAATGCGCTCACCCTGGGTGTGAAAAGGCTTTCACCCAGCTTTCCAACCTGCAG TCCCACAGACGGCAGCACAACAAAGACAAACCTTTCAAGTGCCACAACTGCCACCGTGCATACACGGATGCCGCCTCGTTGGAGGTACACCTGGCTACGCACACGGTGAAACACGCCAAGGTCTACACCTGCTCCATCTGCAGCCGGGCCTACACCTCG GAGACGTACCTGATGAAGCACATGCGGAAACACAACATCCCTGACCCACAGCAGCAGGTGGTTCAGGCACAAGCCCAGgcctctcagcagcagcagcacttccaGCCGCAGGGTGGAGGGGCAGCAGGGGGCCCTTCTGGAGACACTAACCAACCCAACCCTCCCCCGCAGTGCTCCTTTGACCTGACTCCTTACAAGACTTCGGAGCATCACAAGGACATCTGCCTCACTGTCAGCACCAGCGCCATCCAAGTGGAGCACCTCTCCAGCTCCTAG
- the ZNF384 gene encoding zinc finger protein 384 isoform X2 produces MEESHFNSSPYFWPAVPTVSGQIENTMFINKMKEQLLPTEKGCSLAPPHYPALLTVPTSVALPTGISMDSDTKPEQLTPHSQAPVTQNITVVPVQSAGLMTAGPGLVITSPSGSLVTTASSAQTFPISAPMIVSALPPGSQAALQVVPDLSKKGTTTLSEGGGGGGGGGVAPKPPRGRKKKRLQESGLPEMSDPFVLSNEDDEDQHKDGKTYRCRMCSLTFYSKSEMQIHSKSHTETKPHKCPHCSKSFANSSYLAQHIRIHSGAKPYTCSYCQKAFRQLSHLQQHTRIHSKLHTAIVKPHKCPHCSKSFANTSYLAQHLRIHSGAKPYTCRYCQKAFRQLSHLQQHTRIHTGDRPYKCAHPGCEKAFTQLSNLQSHRRQHNKDKPFKCHNCHRAYTDAASLEVHLATHTVKHAKVYTCSICSRAYTSETYLMKHMRKHNIPDPQQQVVQAQAQASQQQQHFQPQGGGAAGGPSGDTNQPNPPPQCSFDLTPYKTSEHHKDICLTVSTSAIQVEHLSSS; encoded by the exons ATGGAAGAATCTCATTTCAACTCCTCCCCGTACTTCTGGCCAGCAGTGCCCACTGTCTCGGGACAG ATTGAGAACACCATGTTTATTAACAAGATGAAGGAGCAGCTATTGCCCACAGAGaagggctgcagcctggctccCCCCCACTACCCTGCCTTGCTGACAGTACCCACCTCTGTGGCCCTACCCACTGGTATCTCCATGGACTCAGACACCAAGCCGGAGCAGCTGACACCACACAGCCAAGCCCCCGTGACTCAGAACATCACCGTGGTGCCAGTGCAGTCTGCTGGGCTCATGACAGCAG GTCCTGGTCTGGTGATAACTTCCCCGTCAGGTTCCCTGGTGACCACAGCTTCCTCTGCCCAAACCTTTCCCATCTCAGCTCCCATGATTGTCTCTGCGCTACCCCCTGGCTCCCAGGCAGCCCTCCAGGTGGTTCCTGACCTGTCCAAGAAAGGGACAACCACCCTCTCCGAAGGTGGTGGGGGTGGCGGGGGTGGGGGAGTTGCCCCCAAACCACCCCGGGGCCGGAAGAAGAAACGATTGCAGGAGTCAGGGCTGCCAGAGATGAGTGACCCCTTTGTGCTGTCAAACGAGGATGATGAGGACCAGCACAAGGATGGCAAGACATacag GTGCCGGATGTGTTCGCTGACCTTCTACTCCAAGTCGGAGATGCAGATCCACTCCAAGTCCCACACGGAGACAAAGCCACACAAGTGTCCTCACTGCTCCAAGAGCTTCGCCAACAGCTCCTACCTGGCCCAGCACATTCGCATCCACTCAGGGGCCAAGCCCTACACGTGCAGCTACTGCCAGAAGGCCTTCCGCCAGCTCTcccacctgcagcagcacacaCG GATCCACTCCAAGCTCCACACGGCGATTGTCAAGCCGCACAAGTGTCCTCACTGCTCCAAGAGCTTCGCCAACACATCCTACCTGGCCCAGCACCTCCGCATCCACTCGGGGGCCAAGCCCTACACCTGCCGCTACTGCCAGAAGGCCTTCCGCCAGCTCTcccacctgcagcagcacacaCG TATCCACACCGGGGACCGACCCTACAAATGCGCTCACCCTGGGTGTGAAAAGGCTTTCACCCAGCTTTCCAACCTGCAG TCCCACAGACGGCAGCACAACAAAGACAAACCTTTCAAGTGCCACAACTGCCACCGTGCATACACGGATGCCGCCTCGTTGGAGGTACACCTGGCTACGCACACGGTGAAACACGCCAAGGTCTACACCTGCTCCATCTGCAGCCGGGCCTACACCTCG GAGACGTACCTGATGAAGCACATGCGGAAACACAACATCCCTGACCCACAGCAGCAGGTGGTTCAGGCACAAGCCCAGgcctctcagcagcagcagcacttccaGCCGCAGGGTGGAGGGGCAGCAGGGGGCCCTTCTGGAGACACTAACCAACCCAACCCTCCCCCGCAGTGCTCCTTTGACCTGACTCCTTACAAGACTTCGGAGCATCACAAGGACATCTGCCTCACTGTCAGCACCAGCGCCATCCAAGTGGAGCACCTCTCCAGCTCCTAG